In Deinococcus radiophilus, a single window of DNA contains:
- a CDS encoding sunset domain-containing protein, giving the protein MKKLLPFLALFALAPVQAQAPQLGVAPATKTTCPASHPVKGNINSKGERIYHTPQSRSYKQTHPERCYKSAEEAQKAGFRAPKR; this is encoded by the coding sequence GTGAAAAAGTTACTCCCCTTCCTTGCCCTCTTCGCGCTCGCTCCAGTTCAGGCTCAAGCCCCACAACTGGGTGTAGCCCCTGCGACCAAAACGACCTGCCCCGCCAGTCACCCGGTCAAAGGCAACATCAACAGCAAGGGTGAACGCATCTACCACACGCCCCAGAGCCGCAGTTACAAGCAGACCCACCCGGAACGCTGCTACAAGAGTGCGGAGGAAGCCCAGAAGGCTGGCTTCAGAGCGCCTAAACGATAA
- a CDS encoding transposase produces the protein MGKQRKTWSPELKEQIILAVLSGEHTIAEAAREYEVSESLIHTWRAQFLEAGRARLQGARPDAAQKKLEKEVQQLKAIIADKELSLYIAKKIRGL, from the coding sequence ATGGGAAAACAGCGCAAAACCTGGTCACCTGAACTCAAGGAGCAAATTATTCTGGCTGTCCTGAGCGGGGAGCACACCATCGCGGAAGCTGCTCGTGAATACGAGGTCAGCGAGAGTTTGATTCACACCTGGCGTGCACAGTTTCTGGAAGCGGGCCGTGCCCGCCTCCAGGGAGCGAGGCCGGATGCAGCCCAGAAGAAGTTGGAGAAGGAAGTCCAGCAGCTCAAGGCCATCATTGCGGACAAGGAATTGTCACTCTATATCGCAAAAAAAATCCGGGGTCTCTGA
- a CDS encoding HNH endonuclease domain-containing protein encodes MDGAAVKIIQRVLKHDRKTNNYKIALLRALNDLALNYAGVSGQDAGIAVSLKLIAELWIGYYWPFMNQEIPVYQGGFREGTADVVFRRELTQLKALWQASDLGSARPSDGIVLVSEAVNGQLSPELQASYARCVKLMIKAIQQPIRYAGDGPSNHGVFSKPRKLAELPSTVVTLPQTDLSDLVTVISDEMWESFKFYSLYVEALCLHEWAMFVEANDRTGSGMDRGQVYLALTDRPDSRRPLNWERNQFELMMMEGKDLRCFWTDVPLNPRNYDVDHIVPITTYPINELWNLVPSESEFNRHLKRNRMPDLSWEPVMRQRLPHIYELYSANPHLHQTLIRGVRHRFPQAIENAQDLSEVAIELIFAVAESRNTPTFSTTL; translated from the coding sequence ATGGACGGAGCAGCGGTCAAGATCATTCAGCGGGTGCTCAAGCATGACCGCAAGACGAACAACTACAAGATTGCTCTCCTCCGCGCCCTCAACGACCTGGCCCTGAACTACGCTGGAGTCAGCGGTCAGGATGCCGGTATCGCCGTTTCACTTAAGCTGATCGCTGAACTCTGGATCGGGTATTACTGGCCCTTCATGAACCAGGAGATACCTGTCTACCAGGGCGGCTTCAGAGAGGGCACCGCCGACGTCGTGTTCAGGCGCGAACTCACTCAGCTCAAAGCACTCTGGCAGGCCAGTGATCTCGGTTCTGCCCGGCCCTCGGACGGCATCGTCTTGGTGTCGGAAGCGGTGAACGGTCAGCTGTCTCCTGAACTGCAGGCCAGCTATGCCAGGTGCGTCAAGCTCATGATCAAAGCTATCCAGCAACCTATCCGCTACGCTGGAGATGGCCCTTCGAATCACGGCGTCTTCAGCAAACCTCGAAAGCTGGCCGAACTGCCTTCCACGGTTGTGACTCTTCCGCAAACCGACCTGTCAGACCTCGTGACCGTGATCAGTGACGAGATGTGGGAGAGTTTCAAGTTCTACTCGCTTTACGTGGAAGCCCTCTGTCTTCACGAATGGGCGATGTTCGTTGAAGCGAACGACCGAACCGGATCGGGGATGGATCGTGGTCAGGTCTACCTGGCCCTGACCGATAGGCCGGACAGCCGCAGACCGCTGAACTGGGAACGCAACCAGTTCGAGCTGATGATGATGGAAGGCAAGGACTTGCGGTGCTTCTGGACGGACGTTCCCCTGAATCCCAGGAACTACGATGTCGATCACATCGTGCCCATCACGACGTACCCGATCAATGAATTATGGAACCTGGTCCCCTCGGAGTCCGAATTCAACCGTCATCTGAAGCGTAACCGGATGCCCGACCTCTCCTGGGAACCGGTGATGCGGCAGCGGTTGCCCCACATCTACGAGTTGTACTCGGCCAATCCGCATCTGCACCAGACTCTGATACGCGGCGTGCGGCACCGCTTCCCCCAGGCCATCGAAAATGCTCAGGATCTCTCCGAAGTTGCCATTGAACTGATCTTCGCCGTGGCGGAGTCACGCAATACTCCGACTTTCAGCACAACCCTCTAA
- a CDS encoding DUF790 family protein has product MLPTELLTFQVKGGVVEPRRLKPTPGNLELAETLIGIFEQHLGHPRFELDEALAELERGRRGIKVIRGMAHLLSQQASFEAAGAAEPSAVREKVFALAQEGVPSRRRTSQVLEAARRQLGIDDGQDLRHLLYADLSDQQTMTEAPGLSPTELIQRYDLANTQGQLYRAYSLVITARRNEPARYKQLLKYTKLFGLMLTVEGDPKFGFTLTMDGPSSLLGSTTRYGLAMAKFLPALLHVTKWDLTAEVKARKDLAWVDPKDNLWTLELTSEDGYVSHYRASEEHDSALEAGFADRFEKLETDWTLEREVDLVPVPGGVILPDFRLEHPDGRSVLVEIVGYWRPEYLRKKFELLRKSGREDVIICVSERLNLEKAGVKHSDFEGRIVWFKGVLKPQEVVELAEGVSR; this is encoded by the coding sequence ATGCTCCCCACTGAACTGCTGACGTTCCAGGTGAAGGGCGGCGTGGTGGAACCACGCCGGCTGAAGCCCACGCCCGGCAACTTGGAACTGGCCGAGACCCTCATCGGCATCTTCGAGCAGCACTTGGGTCATCCACGCTTCGAGCTCGACGAAGCGCTGGCCGAACTGGAGCGGGGACGCCGGGGAATCAAGGTGATCCGGGGGATGGCTCATCTCCTGAGTCAGCAGGCCAGCTTCGAAGCTGCGGGTGCGGCCGAACCATCCGCGGTCCGCGAAAAGGTCTTCGCGCTCGCGCAGGAAGGGGTCCCCAGTCGCCGGCGAACCTCGCAGGTGCTGGAAGCGGCCAGAAGGCAGCTGGGCATCGACGATGGGCAGGATCTCCGCCATCTCCTCTACGCCGACCTGAGCGATCAGCAGACCATGACCGAAGCGCCGGGGCTCTCCCCCACTGAACTGATTCAGCGCTACGACCTCGCCAATACCCAGGGCCAGCTTTACCGGGCCTACTCGCTCGTCATCACCGCCAGGCGCAACGAGCCGGCTCGTTACAAGCAGCTGCTCAAGTACACCAAGCTGTTCGGGTTGATGTTGACCGTGGAGGGTGACCCGAAATTCGGGTTTACCCTCACCATGGACGGACCCAGCAGTCTGCTGGGTTCGACCACCCGCTACGGTCTGGCGATGGCCAAATTTCTGCCAGCCCTACTGCATGTGACCAAATGGGACCTGACAGCGGAGGTCAAAGCCCGCAAGGACCTGGCCTGGGTCGATCCCAAAGACAACTTGTGGACCCTTGAGCTCACCAGCGAGGACGGCTACGTCAGCCACTACAGGGCCTCCGAAGAGCACGACAGTGCTCTGGAGGCGGGGTTCGCCGACCGCTTCGAGAAGCTGGAGACCGACTGGACGCTGGAACGCGAGGTGGATCTGGTGCCGGTTCCCGGGGGCGTGATCCTGCCCGACTTCCGGCTGGAGCACCCGGACGGGCGCAGTGTGCTGGTGGAGATCGTCGGCTACTGGCGACCGGAGTACCTCAGGAAAAAATTCGAACTGCTGCGCAAATCAGGCCGCGAGGACGTGATCATCTGCGTGTCGGAACGGCTCAACCTCGAGAAGGCCGGAGTGAAGCACTCCGACTTTGAAGGCCGCATCGTCTGGTTCAAGGGCGTGCTGAAACCTCAAGAGGTAGTGGAACTGGCAGAAGGAGTCAGTCGCTGA
- a CDS encoding DEAD/DEAH box helicase yields the protein MQEPPEVVKGHFIWDERSQSYRARGMAYRDIALEMKSAGIKFEDRARAFGDLGLTYTREITPYPHQQEALAAWKAAGRRGVVVLPTGAGKTLVAQLALRDTPRTALICVPTLDLLQQWYSGLLAAFPDTSIGLLGGGSRDETPLLVSTYDSAAIHAEELAGRYTTLIFDEVHHLPSDFNRSIAEMSIAPYRLGLTATPKRSDGREADLEHLVGPVVYAVSSEDLSGDTLADYREVIIRVKLSPSERQRYDSLMLLRNEYLRRYGIRIGSTEGWQEFIRSSGTPEGRRAFLAHREAKSVAYGTEGKLRVLEEILAQHPSERTIIFTNDNETVYRISRDFLIPAITHQTPTKERHAVLERFRAGEYRLLVTSRVLNEGVDVPEASVAVVLSGTSTEREHIQRLGRILRRAEGKQAVLYEVITEGTTEERVSQQRRGQWQPGGLPDAAISGWEDLNAPH from the coding sequence ATGCAGGAACCACCGGAAGTGGTCAAAGGCCACTTCATCTGGGATGAGCGCAGCCAGTCCTACCGCGCCCGTGGTATGGCCTACCGGGACATCGCTCTGGAGATGAAAAGCGCCGGCATCAAGTTCGAGGACCGCGCGAGAGCGTTCGGAGACCTGGGACTGACCTACACCCGTGAGATCACTCCCTATCCACATCAGCAGGAAGCCCTCGCCGCCTGGAAAGCAGCCGGACGGCGAGGAGTGGTCGTGCTGCCCACCGGAGCCGGGAAAACCCTGGTTGCTCAACTGGCGCTGCGGGATACCCCCCGCACTGCCCTGATCTGTGTGCCCACCCTGGACCTCCTGCAGCAGTGGTACAGCGGACTGCTGGCCGCATTTCCCGACACCAGCATCGGCCTGCTTGGGGGAGGCAGCCGCGACGAGACACCCTTACTGGTCTCTACCTACGACTCGGCGGCCATTCACGCCGAAGAGCTCGCGGGTCGCTACACGACCCTGATCTTCGACGAGGTCCACCACCTCCCCAGCGACTTCAACCGCTCCATCGCCGAGATGTCCATCGCGCCCTACCGCCTGGGTCTCACCGCCACGCCCAAACGCAGCGACGGCCGGGAAGCAGACCTGGAGCATTTGGTCGGGCCGGTGGTATATGCGGTGTCTTCAGAAGACCTTTCTGGAGACACCCTCGCCGACTACCGCGAAGTGATCATCCGGGTCAAACTCAGTCCCAGTGAACGGCAACGCTACGACAGCCTGATGCTTCTGCGCAACGAGTATCTCCGGAGATACGGCATCCGGATCGGCTCCACCGAGGGCTGGCAGGAGTTCATCCGCTCCAGCGGCACGCCGGAAGGCCGGCGTGCCTTCCTGGCCCACCGGGAGGCCAAGAGCGTCGCGTACGGCACCGAAGGCAAACTGCGGGTGCTCGAAGAGATCCTGGCGCAGCATCCGAGTGAACGCACCATTATCTTCACCAACGACAACGAGACGGTCTACCGCATCAGCCGGGACTTCCTGATTCCGGCCATCACCCACCAGACCCCCACCAAGGAGCGGCATGCTGTACTGGAGCGGTTCCGGGCAGGCGAGTATCGCCTGCTGGTGACCAGCCGGGTGCTCAACGAAGGGGTGGACGTTCCGGAAGCCAGCGTGGCGGTGGTCCTGTCGGGGACCTCCACCGAGCGCGAGCACATCCAGCGATTGGGCCGCATTCTTCGCCGGGCCGAGGGCAAGCAGGCAGTGCTTTATGAGGTGATCACTGAAGGCACGACCGAAGAGCGGGTCAGCCAGCAGCGCCGGGGACAGTGGCAGCCCGGAGGACTGCCGGACGCCGCCATCTCCGGCTGGGAGGACCTGAATGCTCCCCACTGA
- a CDS encoding DUF6454 family protein: protein MLKRLMLSCLAMVSTGTAFAALPQVQSDLAALGRGSSWTPAGQITLAFETHHPQGMLKIGDRYFMSSVEIQERPEKYQQPQGGMDRSPGKGRAHLFQFDQNGKLLRDIVLAEGEGDIYHPGGIETDGKYIYVPVAEYRPNSRSVLYRIEIKTGKVEEVLRYNDHLGGVVIDPAGGKLHMVSWGSRRWYSWDLNGAGLPITATARMQANPLSYIDYQDCHHMEGELALCSGVAYMGGHPSGESIGLGGLEVVNFNEGRVVAGFPG from the coding sequence ATGCTGAAACGATTGATGCTTTCCTGCCTGGCCATGGTCAGCACCGGCACCGCTTTCGCGGCCCTTCCACAGGTGCAGTCCGACCTTGCAGCTCTGGGTCGCGGCTCCAGCTGGACGCCTGCTGGACAGATCACCCTGGCATTCGAAACCCACCATCCTCAGGGCATGCTGAAGATTGGTGACCGCTACTTCATGAGCTCCGTCGAAATTCAGGAGCGTCCTGAAAAGTACCAGCAGCCTCAGGGCGGTATGGACCGCAGTCCGGGTAAAGGGCGCGCCCACCTCTTCCAGTTCGATCAAAACGGCAAGCTGCTTAGGGACATTGTGCTGGCCGAGGGAGAAGGTGACATCTACCATCCTGGAGGCATCGAAACCGATGGCAAGTACATCTATGTACCGGTGGCTGAATACCGTCCGAACAGCCGCTCGGTGCTCTACCGGATCGAGATCAAGACAGGCAAAGTCGAAGAAGTCCTGCGTTACAACGACCACCTGGGTGGCGTCGTCATCGACCCGGCAGGCGGCAAGCTGCATATGGTGAGCTGGGGATCCCGTCGCTGGTACAGCTGGGATCTGAACGGTGCCGGTCTCCCCATCACGGCAACGGCGCGGATGCAGGCCAATCCGCTGAGCTACATCGACTACCAGGACTGCCATCACATGGAAGGTGAACTGGCACTCTGCAGCGGCGTTGCCTACATGGGAGGTCATCCCAGTGGCGAGAGCATCGGACTGGGCGGCCTCGAAGTGGTGAACTTCAATGAAGGTCGGGTCGTCGCCGGTTTCCCAGGGTAG